GCTTGGTTAATCAATGTATCTGTAATATAAAAATCTTCATCTAATTGATAGAATGACGTGTCTCGTTCAATGGCTGTTTCTTTTAATACAGCTAATGCATTTATATTAGACACACCTGAAATGACTGGAATTGCTTTCTTGATAATTCCTGCTTTCTCTGCAGCAATCTCTTCAATGGTTGAACCTAGGATATGCATGTGGTCGTGTCCAATGGATGTAATAATTGATAGAAGTGGTTTGATGACATTGGTTGAATCGAGTCTTCCTCCAAGCCCTACCTCTACTAATACGATATCTGGCTTTGCAACATGGGCAAAATATTCAAACATAATTGCCGTAATGACTTCAAATTCTGTTGGAGATTCTAGCTCTGTCTGAGCTAATTCCTCAACAAGTGGACGTACCTTGTTGGCTGCGGCTACTAGATCCTGTTCAGAAATGGGTACGCCATTTAGGGAAATACGTTCTTCAAAACATTCCATATAGGGTGAAGTGAAGGTGCCTACTTGATAGTTGTTCGCTTCAAGCATGTGGCGCATAAAGCTTACGGTTGAGCCTTTTCCATTTGTTCCGGCTACATGTATCATATTTAATTTGGATTCTGGATTCCCCAACTTCTCCAAGCATCCAATCCATTCGTTTAAGTCCTGGTTTGATTCCAAACGGTAACAGGCTGTGGATCCATTCTATTGTTTGCTCTCGGTTGTTCATATTTTATCCCCCACTCCGTATGCCTTAACGATCTCTACTCTGTCTTATTATAGCGAGGATTGGTGGTTGAATTCAATATGTGTAGGATTTGAGCAGGAATTTCTTCATATTTTTCGTTTGTTGTCGATTAAAAAAGCAAGGATAAAAGAGCTGTGTATAAGCAGAACTGTTGCTATAGAGATCGCGATACTCTCTATTAAAGAACTAAGTAGAAAAGCGATAACAATTGAACCGATCAGGACTAATACAGCTAAGGCAATTTTTGATTTCATGAATCTTACTCCTCTTTTTAAGTGATTTTTGTATTAATTCGCTTAAAAACTAGGGAAGTCCTTTGTTGGATAAGCTCTTTTAAATTGGTGATTTCGTTTTATTAGTGAGAAATCACTTTTATCAGTAATGAGACACTTTTATCGACAATTAGCTCCCATCACGCTCCGCACTCCTGCTCACTTCAAAAAAAAGCCGGAGACACACATCTCTGCGTGACCCCGGCTTTTTTCTTATGCTTGTAATTCTGCAATTCTTGATTCAACTGTTTTGCGTTGTTCTGAGTAATCTGCTTGTTTTTTCTTTTCTTCTTCAATTACGTGTGCTGGTGCTTTGGCAACAAAACCTTCGTTGCTAAGCTTTTTGTCGACACGTTCGACTTCTTTTGTTAAGCGTGCGTGCTCTTTCTGCAAACGAGCAACTTCCTCTTCAATGTTCAGTAGGCCAGCAAGCGGTAAGAAGAGCTCTACTCCACTTAGAACCTGAGACATCGATTTCTCTGGTGCTTGAATCGTGGTTGAGATGTCGAGTTTGCTTGGGTTACAGAATTTCTCAATAAATATTTGTCCTCGCTCTAGCTGGGCGAGCGTAGTGTCATTTCCTGGACGTACAAGCAGCTCAATTTGCTTGCTCATTGGTACGTTCAGCTCGGAACGGACTGCACGAACAGAACGGATGACTTCTTTAAGTTGGTTCATGTCATCAATGGACTCTTCAAAGATAAATTCAGTAAGTACAATCGGCCATTCTGAAACTGTGATCGACTCACCTTTGTGCGGAAGATGCTGCCAGATCTCTTCAGTGATAAATGGCATAATTGGGTGAAGCATTCTCATGGTTTGATCAAGAACATAAGCTAAGACAGAGCGTGTTGTTTTTTTCGCAGCTTCGTCCTCTCCGTATAGAGAGAGCTTTGCCATTTCAATATACCAGTCACATAAATCGTCCCAGATGAAAGTATAAAGCAGTCGGCCCACTTCGCCAAATTCATATTTATCAATAAGACGGGTCACATCTTTAATCGTTTCTTGCAGGCGTGTCAGAATCCACTTGTCTGCTACGTTTTTCTCGCCGCTAAGATCAATGTCATCATAACCCAAATCTTCCATATTCATGAGAGCGAATCGGGATGCGTTCCAGATCTTATTTCCGAAATTCCATGTTGCTTCGACTTTTTCCCAGTAAAAGCGCAAATCATTTCCCGGGGAACTGCCTGTTGTTAAGAAAAAGCGCAAGGCATCAGTTCCATATTTGTCAATAACATCATGCGGGTCAACACCATTGCCTAGTGACTTACTCATCTTACGTCCGTCCTCAGCACGAATTAATCCGTGAATCAATACGTCGTTAAACGGGCGTTCTCCAGTGAATTCAATTCCTTGGAAAATCATACGAGCTACCCAGAAAAAGATGATATCGTATCCTGTTACAAGGGCACTTGTTGGGTAGTATCGTTTAAAATCAATTGCTTCTTCATCTGGCCAACCCATTGTTGAAAATGGCCATAATGCTGAACTGAACCAAGTATCCAGTACATCATTGTCTTGATCCCAGTTTTCAGCGTCTTCTGGTGCCTCATGTCCAACATAGATCTCACCAGTTTCTTTGTGATACCATGCAGGAATTCGATGTCCCCACCAAAGCTGACGAGAAATACACCAATCACGAATGTTATCCATCCAACGTAGGTAGGTTTTTTCAAAACGGTCAGGGACAAAATTTACTTTGTCATCTGTTTTTTGTAATGCAACGGCTGCATCCGCAAGTGGCTGCATGTTTACAAACCATTGTGTTGATAAGTAAGGCTCAACAACTGCTCCACTTCGTTCTGAATGACCAACAGAGTGCGTGTGTTCCTCAATTTTAAAGAGAATTCCCTGTTCTTGTAAGTCTGCAACAATTTGCTTACGGCATTCGAATCGATCTAAACCGTTATATTGAGCCGCATTTTGGTTCATTGTTCCATCTTCATTCATGACAAGGATTCGCTCAAGGTTGTGGCGATTCCCAATTTCAAAGTCATTTGGATCGTGGGTTGGTGTGATTTTTACAGCACCTGATCCAAATTCCATGTCCACGTAATCATCTGCAACAATTGGAATCTCTCGTCCAACAATCGGTAAGGTAACGGTTTTCCCAATCAAATGTGCATATCGCTCATCCTTAGGGTGAACCGCTACAGCCGTATCACCAAGCATCGTTTCTGGACGGGTTGTTGCTACTTCTATTTCGCCACTACCATCTGTTAGTGGATAATTCATATGATAGAAAGCACCTTGAACATCTTCGTGAATAACTTCGATATCAGATAGAGCCGTTTTTGTTGCAGGATCCCAGTTGATAATGTATTCACCACGATAGATGAGTCCCTTATTATAGAGCTTAACAAAAACTTCATTTACCGCTTTTGATAGGCCTTCATCTAAAGTAAAACGTTCGCGTGAATAGTCAACTGAGATTCCAATTTTAGACCATTGGTCACGAATAAACTGAGCGTATTCTTCCTTCCACTCCCATGTTTTTTCGACAAATGCTTCTCTTCCTAAATCATAACGTGTTACGCCTTCTTCTTTTAGCTTTGCTTCTACTTTTGCTTGAGTTGCAATCCCTGCATGGTCCATTCCTGGAAGCCATAAGGTGTCGTAGCCTTGCATCCGTTTTGTTCTGGCTAAAATGTCTTGAAGTGTAGCATCCCATGCATGACCAAGATGAAGTTTTCCAGTTACGTTTGGTGGTGGAATAACAATTGAATAAGGTGTTTTGTTCTCGTCCCCTGTTGCTTCAAAGAACTTACCCTTTATCCAATAGTCATACCATTTTGCTTCAGTGTCTTTTGGGTTGTATTTGGTTGGCATTTCTTTTTTGTGTTGTTCCATACCTACTGCCTCCTTTTTTTTCATACAAAAAAACCCTCCATCTCAAAGGACGAAGGGTTTCGCGGTACCACCTTTGTTTGCAAAAGGCAGATAATCTCTACTTAATGCACACTCAATCTGTTAACGGCCAGCACCCGTCCTTGCTTACTGAATGTTCAGCAAGGCTGCTCACGGGCGACCTTCTACCTAACCTACCTGAGAAATCTTCCAAGCCAATGGACTTCTCTTTCTGTGAGGGGTCACGTATACTCTTCCCGATCTTTGCATGTCTATTTTAATATATATTATTCTATCTTGTTGCATCACTTTCGTCAATATTAGCATTGCCTATTTTTCCCGAGCTTAATCCGGTTTGTTTCCCATTCCACGCGAGTTCTGCATAGTATGTAAAAAAAGGGCGTATAAAAGGGGGATGTGCACGTGTTCCATCGAAATAAGCGGCCACCTTATTGTCCACCAAAAAACAAATGGGGACCATGGTCGTATCTAAAAGCAGTCTGCTATCAATGTCTTTTGCCTATCATTTGTTTTCAAGCCATTAGGACCTTACTGCTGCCAACTACTTTAGACTTTCTCCTGCTGGTTGCTTTGATTGTGCTCTACTGCTCGATTTCCTTGAATCTTTTTTAGAGGGGATCCCATCCACCTATAAATAAGATAACTTATAATAGCAAATAAAAGACTACTTATTGTATTTAAAGGGATGATGAGGATGTCGTCCCAAAGTGACATGCTCGCTATACAGAATCCAGTTCCGACAATCAAACTCAGCCATCCAGTTAGCTTTAAAATGAGCGGCCTATGTACGTTATGGCGATTGGTATGCACATAAGTCAGGATCGCTAATCCACCGTAACCAAATACGCCAAAAATAACAAACGGCATAATCGATGCATGGGTTAATGTCGCACCACTATTCCCATACGATGCAACACTGATAAAATGAACAGCAGCCTGTAACAGAAAAAAAGCAGCTAAGATCAAAAAACCAGTCCCAATCATCGAGAACAACATCGTGCGCCACACTACTTTGCTTATCTGACCAATTTCGCGATCAAAATACGATTGAATTTCGTCTCCTGTTAGATGGTTGTTACCTTCATTTTCTTTCCGCGCCAATACAGCTGCTTTTGGAATGTATGTAGCAGCTGGTTCGCTATGGCATTTGGCAATTGTTTTGTTTCAAGATACGTCTTCATTTCTTGATACCGTATTTGATCCTGCGCATTCAGATGTAGATCCTCTGAATAATCCTTCACTAAATCCTCGCCCATCACAGGTGCCTCCAATCAACCATATCAACTCTGTCTATCTTGATCACGGAGCAATACATACAGTATAAGGAAATTGGCTGAATTTCGCAACATGTCTAGGATAGAGTCTCATTGGATGCTGGTAGCAATCTTGTAGCTAATCGTTGTACCTTTCTCATCGCAAGTATTCTCTTTTCTAGCCTTTGCACATGAGCAAGCTCGCTCCAACCATTTTCCTTTTTAAGATAGGAATCCACTGCATACGCAATTGGTTCAGGAAAGCTTAAATAGCTGCATAATAACTGCTTCTCTTCATCAAGTAGCGGCAAATGATGTTCGTATCGTGCAAACAAGCGCAAGACTTCTTCATCTGACCACTGAGCATATGGGAAGCTATACCGGCAAAAGGTGGCTAGATCACGTGCAGGTGTGTCCAAGCTTACTCGTTCGAAATTAATGAGTAAAGGTTCATTTTCAGGAGTAAATAAGGCGTGACTACGGGACAGACGACCATGATTTAGTACACTTCGGTATTTGCCTTTCTCTTTCGCTGCCTCATACCAGTCATTAAGCTGTGCTTTTGCCACTTCCGCCATCTGGTCAAGTGTATGGATGTGTGTTAAAAAGGTCAGTTCAAAAGGGGACATATAAATCTTTTGTTCAGCCTGATCAGCAAAATGAATTAACTGAAGCTGGCGTGCTTCCCACTTTTTCAATAACTCTCGATAGGACTGCTCTAATTGCTCCAGAGAAAGCTCTTGGGTTTTGACTGTAATTCGATGAATCACACCCATTTGATCCATAAGCTTCTCTTCCATTGACTCTCTGGCTGTGTATTCAGGAGACTCAATCCACGGCATTAGATAATAACTCGCATTACCTATCGTGATCGTGTATTCTCCGTATTTCGTTGGGATAAGTGGTACAGACTGTTTGTAGCCAAGTTTGGTTAATCGATGCATGGCGTGAACAAGCTCATCGGCTTGCGCTTGAGATAAGGTTGTCTCTTTAAGAGCAAACATGCCTCTTTGAGAGGTTAATTTTTTTACTTTACCTGCTCCAATCTCTTCAATCTGATCTGGATAAATATCGTAATGAAACAAGATGGTCTCAAACGGGTACTCTACAGACTGATTCATGAGTGCTACTTCCTCCCATCCAAGCCAGTCGGCCACGTCTTCTACTAATCGTTTTGATATGTTCCATTCTTCCTGACATGTGTGAATGGTTGATTTAATCAAATCAACTGATTGGTTTCGCAAATCTAGTTCAAGGATAGGTAGCAGTTCATATGGGATAAGACATTCAGCGAGTAAGAGTCCACCTTGAATTTTTGAAAAATCAGGAAAAACATCTTCGATAGCATCTAAAAAGTTGGAGATTTTCTCCGTAGGATGCTCTCTGTACCACTCACGTATAAACAGTTGAATGGATCGATAGCCTTGTTCTGGGTATTGATCTCCCCCAACCCAATGTAACATGCCGTGTATCGTTTTTGCGTGCCCACCTACTTGTAGTCGGTCTATGAGAGGTAATGGATTTTCTTGTGAGCGTTTTGATCGAATATTGTTTGCTTTTTTTAGACGAGTTTTTCCTTCATGAATCATATCTCTGAGAGCTTGGTTGAAGTGCAAGTGGAAAACGCCAGATCTGTTTTTCTAGCTTCATGAGATCTGGTTCCTCATTCACCACAGGTTTGATCTCAAGCTTAGTTTCCAATCCATACCGAATCATTAAACCTACTAAGGTTCCCCATACCTGTCCATTTTCTTGCTGACTAAATGCTTGTGTGATTTCATCATGGACCGATACCCGAGAAGAGTTCCAGGGAATGAAGGAATCTCCATCTTTTGTCCGAATCATTCGGTCAGCTAGCATAACTGGAGCGAGATAACAGTGATCGCGCCAGTTAATGTGCCAGTCCAAAAGATCTTGATCCTCCCAAAATCTAATTCTTTTTAATCCGTGATCTGTTTCAATGATTTCCTCACTCAGAGATACTGCATTTTTCCAGCCATATTGCTGCTTAAGCTCCTCCAGCAGGTCCATGATGACTCCTCCCTTCATGGCTTATGACTGAACCGGAATGTAGAGAATCTGCCCCGCTTCAATTTGATCAGCCTCTAAACGATTGGTTCGAATTAGCTGACTTGTTGTCACATCATAACGATCTGCTATTGTATCTAGGGATTCATCTTCTTGAATGATGCACATTTTTAATCTTGTAAATTGCTCATCGCTTTTCGCCATCATGCCTGTTAAATAAAGCGCATTCTCTTCTCTTTCCGCTTTTACCTCTTGAGGCTGATCTTCGTTTTCATCGATCTCTACTTCTTCTGTTTGTTGTCGTTCGATGTTTGGCTCAGACTGCTGTGGAGCGAGGGTGATCCGTTGCAAGTCTGAGTAGCTAGCTTGCTCTGTCACTTCACTAGGAGGTTCCACTTGCACTTCCACTCGTTCAACTGAGTCATCGCTTGCTACTGTGCTAGTTGGAGTCGGTAATTGATAGGCTTCATAAGAAAAAGATGTATCTACAACCTGTTCGTCTTCCTCTATTCTGTTTGGTTCATCTTGAACATCCTCTGGCTGATCCTCCTGACTGCTAAGCTCGTCTGCCCCAGTCATACCACTAATCGAGATATCGGCTGTTAACTGAATGCAGCTTTTGTCAGGCACATCATAGTCAAACGACTCCACTTCTACATAGATATCCTGCAAATTTTGAATACGATCTAATGGAATCGTGACATCAATCGGGAAAAAGTGCTTTAAGTCTCCTCTTCCGTTCTCTGAAATACGCACTTCCTCAATGGAGCGAAACGACGCTTGTTCACGGTACCCATCGTCTTCATTCTGCTCGGAGTCTTGATCTTGGTTTGAATCTGCCAATAGGTATTCTCCTACTAACCTTAATCCACCTACAATGCTTACTTGATTGCCTTCTTCCTTAATGGCAATCTCCGGAGAAAGAGACATACCGAGAATTTCTTCTATTTCCTGACCTTTGTTCAGCCACACCGATTCTTCTACCGTCAGCGTTAATTTTGAGGGATGCTCCTGCGCCATACTAACTCCTCCTTATCAAATCAAATCCATTTACACTCGTACCTATACAATCCGTACATGGAAATCCTATGCGGCAAACAAGGGGATTATGACAAAAAAGAGACTGACAGAAGTATACGGATAATTTATAGAGACGAATGATTCTAAATGAGTGTAGTAGTGAAAGGGGAATCTGCAGACTCATCGCTCCCGGATGTGAGAGCTACAGAATTTTAATAAATTATTACTGGGTATATAACGTCAAAAATAAATGGAGATTGTTGGATTGGTGCGTGTCCTAACTTTAGCCTGACTCTCTTTTTTAATGAACAAAAAAACCAACCCATTATGTGAGCTACTCAACATAATGGGTCGGTTTTGGTGGTACTTAAACACTCTTGTCCTGATCCTATTCTATTCTCGCAAATGCACGTTCTGCTGCTGCAATTGTTGCTTCGATATCTGCGTCAGTGTGTTTTGTTGATAAAAACATTCCTTCAAACTGTGAAGGTGGTAATGAAATACCTTCTTCAAGCATGTATCTAAAATATTGAGAAAAGATTGCTAGATCTGAGGTTTGTGCTTTTTCAAAACAATCTACTTTCTCATTGGTGAAAAACAAGCCAATCATTGAGCCTGCACGATTAATATGATGTGGAATTCCGTGTTTTTCAGCGGCTTTTGTCAAGCCTTCTTCTAGTCTTTTTGCTTTAGCAGCAAACACTTCATAATCCGCTTCAGACAGCTGAGATAATGTTTCATAACCTGCTGTCATTGCCAATGGGTTACCAGATAGTGTTCCTGCTTGATAAATCGGTCCACTTGGTGCAATTTGCTCCATGATTTCACGTTTGCCACCAAACGCTCCAACTGGAAGCCCACCGCCTATTACTTTTCCAAGGCAAGTCAAATCAGGTGTGACACCATATGTTCCTTGTGCACAATGGTAGCCAACTCGAAATCCGGTCATTACTTCATCAAAAATGAGTAGTGTGCCATTTTCCTCAGTTAAGCTGCGTAATGTCTCAAGAAAACCATCTTCAGGAGGCACAACACCCATATTCCCTGCAACTGGCTCCACAATGACCGCTGCCAGATCATCACCAAACTCCTTAAAAGCATAACGAACACTTTCGATATCATTGTACGGTACTGTTAACGTGTTTTTAGCCACAGCTTCTGGTACACCAGGACTGTCAGGTAAACCTAAGGTTGCAACACCTGATCCTGCTTTAATCAACAACGAATCTCCATGCCCATGATAACAGCCTGTAAATTTTAGAATCTTTGAGCGCCCTGTAAATCCTCTCGCAAGTCTGAGCGCACTCATCGTTGCTTCTGTACCTGAGTTAACCATCCTCACAACTTCTATAGAAGGAACTCGATCAATCACAAGTTCAGCAAGTTTTGTCTCTAATTCACTTGGTGCCCCAAAACTTGTTCCTTTTTCGGTTGTCTTTTTAATCTGTTCAACCACTTGTGGATCCGCATGTCCTAAAATCAGTGGTCCCCAAGACAACACGTAATCAATGTATTCATTACCATCAATATCACGGATCTTTGACCCACTGCCGCTTTCCATATACACAGGGTTCATATCCACTGATTTAAAGGCACGAACTGGACTGTTCACACCACCTGGCATTAGTGGTTTTGCTTGTTCAAAAGCAGCTTTTGACTTTGAGAAATTCATGATTCATTCGCTCCTTTCATCCACCTTACTGCGTCCTTCGCATGGTAGGTTAAGATCAAATCTGCCCCCGCACGTTTCATGCTAAGTAATTTCTCTAGTACAACTTCGCGCTCGTTAATCCAACCATTTTGAGCGGCAGCCTTCACCATCGCATATTCACCGCTGACATTATAAGCTACTAGCGGTACACCTGAAAAATTCTTTACTTCACGAATAATGTCAAGGTAGGACAATGCTGTTTTACAATTAAGAAATCAGCGCCTTCATTTAGATCGGATTCAGCTTCACGTAATGCTTCTTCGCGATTTGCAGGATCCATTTGATACGTTTTCCGATCACCAAAGGAAGGAGCTCCATGTGCTGCATCTCGGAATGGACCATAAAAAGCTGATGCATATTTAACCGAATAGGCCATAACTGGTACATGTTCAAATCCAGCCTCATCTAAACCATGTCGAATAGCTGTTACAAAACCATCCATCATATTAGATGGTGCAATAATATCCGCCCCTGCTTTTGCCTGAGAAACAGCCGTTTGCGTTAAGATTTGCAGGGATGGGTCATTATCAATTTCATTATCTTTAATCACACCACAATGCCCATGATCGGTAAACTGACATAAACATGTATCAGCAATGACTGTCAGTTCAGGGTAGGCTT
The nucleotide sequence above comes from Alkalicoccobacillus plakortidis. Encoded proteins:
- a CDS encoding bifunctional folylpolyglutamate synthase/dihydrofolate synthase, with protein sequence MESNQDLNEWIGCLEKLGNPESKLNMIHVAGTNGKGSTVSFMRHMLEANNYQVGTFTSPYMECFEERISLNGVPISEQDLVAAANKVRPLVEELAQTELESPTEFEVITAIMFEYFAHVAKPDIVLVEVGLGGRLDSTNVIKPLLSIITSIGHDHMHILGSTIEEIAAEKAGIIKKAIPVISGVSNINALAVLKETAIERDTSFYQLDEDFYITDTLINQADQSFTFDSPLGRLTQLKTSMKGEHQLANASLALMAMLYLKEHAGYQITDAACKKGLALTNWPGRFEQLMEQPLVIADGAHNEEGMQALAATLKNHYPNHKIKMLAGMTKEKDVTKLLAPFSEMDIQIIWTSFDFFRAADAEELLNATPDGIQANAEKDWKNALELLMDQWKKDELILVTGSLYFISEVRGELKNDNFKIAIR
- a CDS encoding valine--tRNA ligase, coding for MEQHKKEMPTKYNPKDTEAKWYDYWIKGKFFEATGDENKTPYSIVIPPPNVTGKLHLGHAWDATLQDILARTKRMQGYDTLWLPGMDHAGIATQAKVEAKLKEEGVTRYDLGREAFVEKTWEWKEEYAQFIRDQWSKIGISVDYSRERFTLDEGLSKAVNEVFVKLYNKGLIYRGEYIINWDPATKTALSDIEVIHEDVQGAFYHMNYPLTDGSGEIEVATTRPETMLGDTAVAVHPKDERYAHLIGKTVTLPIVGREIPIVADDYVDMEFGSGAVKITPTHDPNDFEIGNRHNLERILVMNEDGTMNQNAAQYNGLDRFECRKQIVADLQEQGILFKIEEHTHSVGHSERSGAVVEPYLSTQWFVNMQPLADAAVALQKTDDKVNFVPDRFEKTYLRWMDNIRDWCISRQLWWGHRIPAWYHKETGEIYVGHEAPEDAENWDQDNDVLDTWFSSALWPFSTMGWPDEEAIDFKRYYPTSALVTGYDIIFFWVARMIFQGIEFTGERPFNDVLIHGLIRAEDGRKMSKSLGNGVDPHDVIDKYGTDALRFFLTTGSSPGNDLRFYWEKVEATWNFGNKIWNASRFALMNMEDLGYDDIDLSGEKNVADKWILTRLQETIKDVTRLIDKYEFGEVGRLLYTFIWDDLCDWYIEMAKLSLYGEDEAAKKTTRSVLAYVLDQTMRMLHPIMPFITEEIWQHLPHKGESITVSEWPIVLTEFIFEESIDDMNQLKEVIRSVRAVRSELNVPMSKQIELLVRPGNDTTLAQLERGQIFIEKFCNPSKLDISTTIQAPEKSMSQVLSGVELFLPLAGLLNIEEEVARLQKEHARLTKEVERVDKKLSNEGFVAKAPAHVIEEEKKKQADYSEQRKTVESRIAELQA
- the ysxE gene encoding spore coat protein YsxE, which gives rise to MHFNQALRDMIHEGKTRLKKANNIRSKRSQENPLPLIDRLQVGGHAKTIHGMLHWVGGDQYPEQGYRSIQLFIREWYREHPTEKISNFLDAIEDVFPDFSKIQGGLLLAECLIPYELLPILELDLRNQSVDLIKSTIHTCQEEWNISKRLVEDVADWLGWEEVALMNQSVEYPFETILFHYDIYPDQIEEIGAGKVKKLTSQRGMFALKETTLSQAQADELVHAMHRLTKLGYKQSVPLIPTKYGEYTITIGNASYYLMPWIESPEYTARESMEEKLMDQMGVIHRITVKTQELSLEQLEQSYRELLKKWEARQLQLIHFADQAEQKIYMSPFELTFLTHIHTLDQMAEVAKAQLNDWYEAAKEKGKYRSVLNHGRLSRSHALFTPENEPLLINFERVSLDTPARDLATFCRYSFPYAQWSDEEVLRLFARYEHHLPLLDEEKQLLCSYLSFPEPIAYAVDSYLKKENGWSELAHVQRLEKRILAMRKVQRLATRLLPASNETLS
- the spoVID gene encoding stage VI sporulation protein D, coding for MAQEHPSKLTLTVEESVWLNKGQEIEEILGMSLSPEIAIKEEGNQVSIVGGLRLVGEYLLADSNQDQDSEQNEDDGYREQASFRSIEEVRISENGRGDLKHFFPIDVTIPLDRIQNLQDIYVEVESFDYDVPDKSCIQLTADISISGMTGADELSSQEDQPEDVQDEPNRIEEDEQVVDTSFSYEAYQLPTPTSTVASDDSVERVEVQVEPPSEVTEQASYSDLQRITLAPQQSEPNIERQQTEEVEIDENEDQPQEVKAEREENALYLTGMMAKSDEQFTRLKMCIIQEDESLDTIADRYDVTTSQLIRTNRLEADQIEAGQILYIPVQS
- the hemL gene encoding glutamate-1-semialdehyde 2,1-aminomutase → MMNFSKSKAAFEQAKPLMPGGVNSPVRAFKSVDMNPVYMESGSGSKIRDIDGNEYIDYVLSWGPLILGHADPQVVEQIKKTTEKGTSFGAPSELETKLAELVIDRVPSIEVVRMVNSGTEATMSALRLARGFTGRSKILKFTGCYHGHGDSLLIKAGSGVATLGLPDSPGVPEAVAKNTLTVPYNDIESVRYAFKEFGDDLAAVIVEPVAGNMGVVPPEDGFLETLRSLTEENGTLLIFDEVMTGFRVGYHCAQGTYGVTPDLTCLGKVIGGGLPVGAFGGKREIMEQIAPSGPIYQAGTLSGNPLAMTAGYETLSQLSEADYEVFAAKAKRLEEGLTKAAEKHGIPHHINRAGSMIGLFFTNEKVDCFEKAQTSDLAIFSQYFRYMLEEGISLPPSQFEGMFLSTKHTDADIEATIAAAERAFARIE